Genomic window (Candidatus Nealsonbacteria bacterium):
ATCTTGTCAACTACTTCTTCCAATGATTTCTCCATGCTAATTATTGTTTTTAGCTTCCTTTAACTCTTCTTTCAGCTCTCTCATCTTAAGCTCTCTACCAACCATGAGTTTATTTATTTTTTGAAGCTCATAAATATTTTGTTCAAGCTCTTGTGTCCTTTGTTGAATTTTTTCTTCTAAGTTTTGCGTAAACTCTTCTAATTCTCTTGTCCTAGCAGCCACACGTATTTCCAAAATATTTTTAGAATCCTCTAATTTTTCTTGAGCTTTCTTAACTTCTGTCAAATCAAAAAGGCCAAAAAAACACCCCGTATTTTTAGCTCCACCAGTGTCTCTTGCCTTTGCGAAAACACTTACTGGGATAAGCCTATCTCCCTTTTCTTTAACTAAAATTTCCTTGTCTTGAATATGACCCTTCTTAAGGGTTTCATTTAAAAT
Coding sequences:
- a CDS encoding PAS domain S-box protein; its protein translation is MVGENKNCEDRVKILIEDLTLLEEYSQELLSFTPLPIFSTSSKGVILEVNPAFEKIIGMGAYELIGKSIEDIFDEGITDILNETLKKGHIQDKEILVKEKGDRLIPVSVFAKARDTGGAKNTGCFFGLFDLTEVKKAQEKLEDSKNILEIRVAARTRELEEFTQNLEEKIQQRTQELEQNIYELQKINKLMVGRELKMRELKEELKEAKNNN